Proteins co-encoded in one Brassica oleracea var. oleracea cultivar TO1000 chromosome C4, BOL, whole genome shotgun sequence genomic window:
- the LOC106337622 gene encoding UDP-glycosyltransferase 74F2-like translates to MEMEREMKRGHVLAVPYPTQGHITPIRQFCKRLTSKGLKTTLALTTFIFNSIKPDPSGPISIATISDGYDLHGFDSSASIHDYLQDFKTFGSKTIGDIISKHQTSDNPITCIVYDAFMPWALDVAREFGLAASVFFTQSCAVNYVYYLSYVNHGSLKLPIDDLPFLELQDLPSFFSVCGSYPAYFEMVLQQFTNFEKADFVLVNTFQELDLHEKELLSKVCPVLTIGPSVPSMYLDQRIKSDTDYDLNLFDSKDSAFCTSWLDTRTQGSVVYVAFGSMAKLNNAQMEELASAISNFSFLWVVRDSEEATLPSGFLETVDKEKSMVLKWSPQLEVLSNKAIGCFLTHCGWNSTMEALTFGVPMVAMPQWTDQPMNAKYIKDVWKAGVRVKMDEESGIVKKEEIEFSIKEVMEGEKSKEMKENAKKWRDLAVKSLSEGGSTDVNIDTFVTKAI, encoded by the exons ATGGAGATGGAGAGGGAGATGAAGAGAGGACATGTATTAGCAGTTCCATATCCAACTCAAGGACACATCACACCAATCCGCCAATTCTGCAAACGACTCACCTCCAAAGGTCTCAAAACCACTCTCGCTCTCACCACTTTCATCTTCAACTCCATCAAACCGGACCCATCTGGTCCAATCTCCATAGCCACCATCTCAGACGGCTACGACCTCCATGGATTCGACTCATCTGCCTCCATCCACGACTACCTCCAAGACTTCAAAACCTTTGGCTCCAAAACCATCGGAGACATCATCAGCAAACACCAGACAAGTGACAACCCCATCACTTGCATCGTCTATGATGCTTTCATGCCTTGGGCGCTCGACGTTGCCCGAGAGTTTGGTTTAGCTGCGAGTGTTTTCTTCACGCAGTCTTGTGCTGTTAACTACGTTTACTATCTTTCTTACGTAAACCATGGAAGCTTGAAGCTTCCTATTGATGATTTGCCTTTTCTTGAGCTTCAAGATTTGCCTTCTTTCTTCTCTGTTTGTGGATCTTACCCTGCTTACTTTGAGATGGTGCTCCAACAGTTTACAAACTTTGAAAAAGCTGATTTCGTTCTCGTTAATACCTTCCAAGAGTTGGATCTTCAT GAGAAGGAGTTGTTATCAAAAGTTTGTCCTGTCTTGACAATTGGTCCGAGTGTTCCATCAATGTACTTAGACCAACGGATCAAATCAGACACAGACTACGATCTGAATCTGTTTGACTCGAAAGACTCTGCCTTCTGCACTAGCTGGCTCGACACAAGGACACAAGGGTCGGTGGTGTACGTAGCATTCGGAAGCATGGCTAAGCTGAACAATGCGCAGATGGAGGAGCTTGCTTCAGCAATAAGCAACTTCAGCTTCCTGTGGGTTGTCAGAGATTCAGAGGAGGCAACACTGCCATCAGGGTTTCTTGAGACAGTGGATAAAGAGAAGAGTATGGTCTTGAAGTGGAGTCCCCAGCTTGAAGTTCTATCAAACAAAGCCATAGGTTGCTTCTTGACTCACTGCGGCTGGAACTCAACTATGGAGGCGTTGACCTTTGGGGTTCCCATGGTTGCTATGCCTCAATGGACGGATCAACCGATGAACGCGAAGTACATAAAAGATGTGTGGAAAGCCGGAGTTCGTGTGAAGATGGACGAGGAGAGTGGGATTGTTAAGAAAGAGGAGATTGAGTTTAGCATTAAGGAAGTGATGGAAGGAGAGAAGAGTAAAGAGATGAAGGAGAACGCTAAAAAATGGAGAGACTTGGCTGTCAAGTCACTCAGTGAAGGAGGGTCTACAGATGTTAACATTGATACATTTGTAACAAAGGCTATCTGA
- the LOC106337844 gene encoding formin-like protein 2 produces MSRIPFVLRFATILFLFSSSSSADQRLHSRHSRHLLHQPFFPITTAAPPPYQPPPPSSEPPSPSPRSHHHHKNHPETISSLVFPTHNKPHNTHHTAKLLAIAIAVVSAAILLSLLAVVTIFIRRRASPAKSAKTDARHLFNAAPSDVPLKHKHPPKYTSSNTSSEFLYLGTLVNSGLVDQQKSPSVAGVLDLPPAQGSSSSTPSSSSYSQYQKLGSPELRPLPPLPKLPVYTPNYRSTELLNPKGQDFDGDDNENDEFYSPRGSPGRKQSPPRVKNSGSVSSSLKPPKSSLSPSLSLNSSNGSVSKKPVPTRPPPPPPPQQIHVLPATNSDSEKKEETLKPKLKPLHWDKVRASSSRVTVWDQIKSNSFQVNEEMIETLFRANDPTSRTKESVTTDVVHSKSQFLDPRKSHNIAILLRALNVTADEVCEALVEGNSDALGSELLQCLLKMAPTKEEEDKLKELKEDDDDETSPSKTGPAERFLRALLNIPLAFKRINAMLYIVNFESETEYLKRSFHTLEAACGELKNTRMFLKLLEAVLKTGNRMNIGTNRGDAHAFKLDTLLKLVDIKGADGKTTLLHFVVQEIIKSEGARVSTTPTQRPMGDNIAAFQDDLELKKLGLQVVSGLSSQLTNVKKAAAMDSTSLSDEAAELSRGITSVKEVIMELKQETGVERFLDSMNSFLSKAEKEITEMQSHGDNVLKMVKEVTEYFHGNSESHPSRIFTVVRDFLTVLDQVCKEVGRVNERTVYGSSVPRASTSNQVVTPLFPVANNDNNSEKSHSGSLDKEEDDDLF; encoded by the exons ATGTCTAGAATACCCTTCGTCCTCCGTTTTGCTACCATCCTGTTCCTCTTCTCTTCCTCCTCCTCCGCCGACCAACGGCTACACTCTCGCCACTCTCGCCACTTACTCCACCAACCCTTCTTCCCTATCACCACCGCCGCTCCACCACCGTATCAACCACCACCACCCTCCTCCGAACCCCCCTCGCCTTCCCCACGCTCCCACCACCACCACAAGAACCATCCAGAGACG ATCTCCTCCCTCGTCTTCCCAACCCACAACAAACCTCACAACACTCACCACACAGCCAAGCTCCTCGCCATAGCCATCGCCGTCGTCTCCGCCGCCATCCTCCTCTCTCTCCTCGCCGTAGTCACCATCTTCATCCGCCGCCGCGCCTCCCCCGCCAAATCCGCTAAAACAGACGCTCGCCACCTCTTCAACGCCGCTCCCTCCGACGTCCCCCTGAAACACAAACACCCGCCGAAGTACACTTCCTCCAACACCTCCTCCGAGTTTCTCTACTTGGGCACTCTGGTTAACTCCGGTTTAGTAGACCAGCAGAAGTCTCCCAGCGTCGCCGGCGTCTTGGACTTACCACCAGCTCAGGGCTCTTCCTCCTCTACTCCCTCTTCTTCCTCTTACTCGCAGTACCAGAAGCTCGGCTCCCCGGAGCTCCGTCCTCTCCCTCCTCTACCGAAGCTTCCGGTGTACACTCCCAATTACAGAAGCACCGAGCTGTTGAACCCTAAAGGACAAGACTTTGACGGAGACGACAACGAAAACGACGAGTTTTACTCTCCGAGAGGTTCTCCGGGCCGTAAGCAGAGCCCGCCACGTGTCAAGAACTCGGGCTCTGTCTCTTCAAGTTTGAAACCTCCCAAGTCTTCTCTTAGTCCTAGTCTCTCGCTGAACAGCTCAAACGGCAGCGTTTCGAAGAAACCTGTTCCGACAAGACCACCTCCTCCTCCGCCTCCGCAGCAGATTCATGTGCTTCCGGCTACCAACTCTGATTCGGAGAAGAAAGAGGAGACTTTGAAACCAAAGTTGAAGCCTTTACATTGGGACAAAGTTAGAGCAAGCTCGAGCCGTGTTACTGTGTGGGACCAAATCAAGTCAAACTCTTTCCA AGTGAATGAAGAAATGATAGAGACGTTGTTCAGAGCTAATGATCCAACTTCAAGAACAAAAGAGTCTGTAACTACAGATGTTGTTCATTCTAAGAGTCAGTTTCTTGATCCAAGAAAGTCTCACAACATTGCTATTTTGCTTAGAGCTCTCAATGTAACTGCTGATGAAGTGTGTGAAGCCCTTGTAGAAG GCAACTCTGATGCGCTTGGATCAGAGCTACTCCAATGCCTGCTTAAGATGGCACCTACCAAAGAAGAGGAAGACAAGCTCAAGGAGCTTAAAGAGGATGATGATGATGAGACATCTCCTTCCAAAACTGGACCTGCAGAGAGATTCCTCAGAGCGTTGCTCAACATTCCTTTGGCTTTCAAGAGGATCAACGCAATGCTTTACATTGTCAACTTCGAATCAGAAACCGAGTACCTTAAAAGATCCTTCCACACCCTCGAG GCTGCTTGTGGTGAGTTAAAGAACACTAGGATGTTCTTGAAGCTTCTTGAAGCGGTTCTCAAGACCGGTAACCGGATGAATATAGGGACTAACAGAGGAGACGCGCACGCTTTCAAGCTTGACACACTCTTGAAGCTGGTGGATATCAAAGGAGCAGATGGGAAGACAACCTTGCTGCACTTTGTGGTTCAAGAGATTATAAAATCAGAAGGAGCTCGAGTCTCCACTACTCCAACTCAAAGACCTATGGGTGACAACATAGCAGCGTTCCAAGACGACCTAGAGCTGAAGAAACTTGGGTTGCAAGTTGTCTCAGGCCTCAGCTCTCAGTTAACAAACGTGAAGAAAGCAGCTGCGATGGACTCAACTTCCCTCAGCGACGAAGCAGCTGAACTCTCCAGGGGGATAACAAGTGTCAAGGAAGTAATCATGGAGCTAAAGCAAGAGACAGGTGTAGAGAGGTTCTTGGACTCGATGAACTCGTTCTTGAGCAAAGCTGAGAAGGAGATCACAGAGATGCAATCACATGGAGACAATGTCTTGAAGATGGTTAAAGAAGTGACAGAGTACTTCCACGGGAACTCGGAGTCTCATCCTTCTCGTATATTCACCGTGGTCAGAGACTTTCTGACGGTTCTTGATCAAGTGTGTAAAGAAGTCGGTCGTGTAAACGAGAGGACAGTGTACGGTTCTTCCGTGCCACGAGCTTCAACTTCGAACCAGGTCGTCACGCCGCTTTTCCCCGTGGCTAACAATGACAACAACTCAGAGAAGAGTCACTCGGGTTCTCTAGACAAAGAAGAAGATGATGACTTGTTCTAA